The segment CGGCGGCGAGCCCGGCCTCGGACAGGTCGTCGCCGTTGCTGAGGCAGGGCAGGAGCAGCGCGGGATCGACGGCCGTCGTCACGCAGGTCAGGTCCAGGATGTCCCCGCCGTGCGCGGCGATGATCTCGGCCATCGGCTGGGGCTCGACGGAGTCCCACAACTCGACGACGGCGAGCGGGGTCAGGCCGCCCGCGGCGAGCCGTTCCAGCTCCGGGACCAGGTCCTCGCGCAGCGCGCAGCAGGCGCAGTCGTTGACGAGCTCGGTCTCGCCACTGTCCAGCTCGCCCGAGCTGTCGCGAACGCTGCGCAGGACGGTGCGGCGGTCGGCCGCCGTGGACAGGTCGTGGTGCAGCGCCACACTGCCCGGGACGCTGCGCAGGAGCCGCTCCACAGCCTCCTTGCGGGCGTCGGAGTGCAGCCCGCCGACGATGACGACGGGCAGCTTCCTGTTCTCCTCCATCAGCGGGTCCCGCGCGGGCCGTAGCGGCGTTCGAAGCGCTCGACGCGTCCGGCGGTGTCCAGCACCCGTGCCGTGCCGGTGTAGAAGGGGTGGCTCGCCGAGGAGATCTCGACGTCGATGACGGGGTAGGTGTTGCCGTCCTCCCAGACGATCGTCTTCTCACCCTTGGCGGTGGAGCGGGTCAGGAACGCGAAGTCGGCGGCCTTGTCGCGGAAGACGACAGGTTCGTAGGCGGGGTGGATTCCGGGCTTCATGCAGGGGCCTCCTCAGCGTTCTTCGCGGAAGTCGACGTGCCGGCCGGCCACCGGGTCGTACTTGCGCAGGGTCAGTCGGTCGGGGTCGTTGCGGCGGTTCTTGCGGGTGACGTACGTGTAGCCGGTCCCCGCCGTGGACCGGAGCTTGATGATCGGGCGCAGTTCGTTGCGAGCCATGCCCGTGACTATATTGGAAATGACATCCGTTTCCAATATGCTCCCTGACAGCGAAGGCAGGTCACCCATGTCCGCCCACTGCCAACTGACCGGCGCCAAGCCGGGCTTCGGCAACGCCATCTCCCACTCGCACCGGCGTACGTCCCGCCGCTTCGACCCCAACATCCAGCGCAAGCGCTACTGGCTGCCCGGCGAAGGCCGCTACGTACGGCTGACCCTGAGCGCCAAGGCGATCAAGACCATCGATGCCATCGGGATCGAGGCCGCCATGGCCCGCATCCGCGCACGCGGGGTGAAGGCCTGATGGCGAAGAAGAGCAAGATCGCGCAGAACGAGAAGCGCAAGG is part of the Streptomyces sp. NBC_01262 genome and harbors:
- a CDS encoding type B 50S ribosomal protein L31 encodes the protein MKPGIHPAYEPVVFRDKAADFAFLTRSTAKGEKTIVWEDGNTYPVIDVEISSASHPFYTGTARVLDTAGRVERFERRYGPRGTR
- the rpmG gene encoding 50S ribosomal protein L33 translates to MARNELRPIIKLRSTAGTGYTYVTRKNRRNDPDRLTLRKYDPVAGRHVDFREER
- the rpmB gene encoding 50S ribosomal protein L28, which codes for MSAHCQLTGAKPGFGNAISHSHRRTSRRFDPNIQRKRYWLPGEGRYVRLTLSAKAIKTIDAIGIEAAMARIRARGVKA